In the genome of Croceimicrobium hydrocarbonivorans, one region contains:
- a CDS encoding 6-pyruvoyl trahydropterin synthase family protein, which yields MKTLARSGHLSISRIFTFEMAHVLSNHHGLCKNLHGHSYKLHISLSGKVIDDPDAANDGMILDFGELKEIVNQHILSKFDHALVVYQKAANAQDLLNLPFERIEVLNFQPTCENLVLHFVHLLELNLPKRIKLHKLRLYETANSYSEWQA from the coding sequence ATGAAAACCTTAGCCCGCTCGGGCCACTTAAGCATTAGTCGGATTTTCACTTTCGAAATGGCGCATGTACTTAGCAACCATCACGGTCTTTGCAAAAACCTACATGGTCATTCTTATAAACTGCATATTAGCTTAAGTGGAAAAGTTATCGATGATCCTGACGCCGCAAATGACGGGATGATCCTAGATTTTGGTGAACTCAAGGAAATCGTTAATCAGCATATTCTTAGCAAGTTTGATCATGCATTAGTGGTATACCAAAAGGCTGCCAATGCGCAAGACTTACTTAATTTACCCTTTGAACGAATTGAAGTATTAAACTTTCAGCCCACCTGCGAAAATCTGGTTTTGCACTTTGTCCATTTACTGGAATTAAATCTTCCAAAAAGGATTAAGCTTCACAAGCTAAGACTGTATGAGACAGCAAATTCCTACTCGGAATGGCAAGCTTAA
- a CDS encoding TonB-dependent receptor: MKWICTGFFILLASLSRGQSDTQTIDLKHLSLDEVLVLDNWENKDALKKTADNHQLELQLKQLKGVNLISRGSFAQELIYRGQADGRIQVKLNGMRVYHACTDRMDPSTSYIVANNLSSAELASSCESQCSSNGLAGSINLKTKEASFDKSKIWRFGFSQQFQTNTHGLNSAFFVESNSEKLAWRLNGTWLKNANYRDGRGQEVLYSQNEKQNWALNSVYRLSPKQFLKLDFIFDLATNVGYPALPMDVGLARAFIGGLSYHSYHPLGPFANFELKLYHNDIYHEMDDTQREEVFMHMDMPGWSRTSGISLEAMNWKTGAHRINLFTEYYSNFRRAEMTMFPSNSNESAMFMLSWPDGRLNGMALGISDHWHFAKNSVQSTIRFDHESSSILSEIGKDQWTGMGYTLKSPRNFLLAQIKTAFRHQLNPKISLNSAISIGSRGPTTSELYGFYLFNAHDNYDYLGNPDLEAEQLLSLEIGQSYRSEKLQFSTSLFSQFYRNYIFGINTNYDAMTFGAKGLREYQNLGHATFWGMELAGEYAFNKKLGSRIKLDYLRGFHPDFDLPLIPPLQALVALNYRYKNFRLLSQSRMAAEQKHFNTAYGDRYTPAYMLWDAGIEYQLDMEKYQATFSLNANNLFNQYYRDHLNWGAFPSMGRNLILSLSLKF, from the coding sequence ATGAAATGGATTTGCACAGGCTTTTTTATTCTGCTAGCCAGTCTTTCCCGAGGCCAATCAGATACCCAAACCATCGATCTTAAGCACCTGAGCTTGGATGAAGTTCTGGTTTTGGATAATTGGGAAAATAAGGACGCCCTTAAAAAAACGGCCGATAATCATCAGTTGGAACTTCAACTCAAACAACTCAAAGGGGTAAATCTTATTTCGCGAGGCAGCTTTGCGCAAGAACTGATATACCGAGGTCAGGCCGATGGTCGAATTCAGGTGAAACTCAATGGCATGCGAGTTTACCATGCCTGTACAGATCGCATGGACCCATCTACCTCCTATATTGTTGCTAACAATTTAAGTTCTGCTGAGCTAGCCTCATCCTGCGAAAGCCAATGCAGTTCTAATGGCTTGGCCGGCAGCATTAATCTTAAAACCAAAGAAGCGAGCTTCGATAAGTCCAAGATCTGGCGTTTTGGCTTTAGCCAGCAATTTCAGACGAATACTCATGGTCTGAATTCTGCTTTTTTTGTGGAGAGTAATTCCGAAAAATTGGCTTGGCGACTGAATGGCACCTGGTTAAAAAATGCCAATTATCGAGACGGTCGCGGACAGGAAGTATTGTACTCACAAAACGAAAAGCAAAACTGGGCCCTGAATTCAGTTTACCGCCTATCTCCAAAACAGTTTTTAAAATTGGATTTCATTTTTGACCTGGCCACCAATGTAGGATATCCAGCCCTTCCGATGGATGTTGGCCTGGCCAGAGCATTTATTGGCGGACTCAGCTATCACAGCTATCACCCTCTGGGGCCCTTTGCCAATTTCGAATTGAAACTATACCATAATGACATCTACCATGAAATGGATGACACACAGCGAGAGGAGGTATTTATGCATATGGATATGCCCGGATGGAGCCGCACCTCCGGTATAAGTTTGGAAGCCATGAATTGGAAGACGGGAGCACATCGCATCAACCTGTTTACGGAGTATTACAGCAATTTCAGAAGGGCTGAGATGACAATGTTCCCCAGCAACAGCAATGAATCCGCCATGTTTATGCTTAGTTGGCCTGATGGGCGCCTTAATGGTATGGCATTGGGAATAAGTGATCATTGGCATTTTGCTAAAAACAGTGTGCAGAGCACCATCCGATTTGATCATGAAAGCTCCTCAATCCTGTCTGAAATCGGCAAAGACCAATGGACCGGGATGGGCTACACCTTAAAATCCCCCAGAAACTTTTTACTGGCTCAAATCAAAACGGCATTCCGTCATCAACTCAATCCAAAAATCAGCCTAAACAGTGCAATAAGCATCGGATCCCGCGGTCCTACCACTTCAGAGCTTTATGGCTTTTACCTATTTAATGCACACGATAACTATGATTATTTGGGGAATCCAGATTTGGAGGCCGAACAACTTTTAAGCTTGGAAATTGGTCAAAGCTATCGCTCGGAAAAATTACAATTTAGCACAAGCCTATTTAGCCAATTCTATCGCAATTACATCTTTGGTATAAACACGAACTATGATGCGATGACCTTCGGAGCCAAAGGACTTCGAGAATATCAAAACCTGGGCCATGCCACTTTCTGGGGCATGGAACTGGCAGGGGAATACGCATTTAACAAAAAGCTAGGCAGCCGGATCAAATTAGACTATTTACGAGGCTTTCATCCCGATTTCGATCTACCCCTAATTCCACCACTACAAGCTCTAGTAGCCCTAAACTACCGCTATAAAAATTTCCGCTTATTAAGCCAAAGCCGGATGGCAGCAGAACAAAAGCATTTCAATACAGCCTATGGCGATCGCTATACACCGGCATATATGCTCTGGGATGCCGGAATAGAGTACCAGCTGGATATGGAAAAATACCAGGCTACATTTAGTCTTAATGCCAATAATCTATTCAATCAATATTACCGCGATCATCTAAACTGGGGGGCCTTCCCAAGTATGGGCCGGAATCTGATTCTTAGCCTGTCCCTTAAATTTTAA
- a CDS encoding cytochrome-c peroxidase, with translation MERIALGRKLYYDSTLSNDGRACASCHIQAQGFTKSSQNVMPVLHHANLAWKNRYMWDGSKSGSLEELMYFEVTEFFNTNVSKFNSHPEYPELFEEAYNSSTITAEDLAKALAQFVRTLISANSKYDQVMSGEATFTELEVKGHAIFTGERGSCYHCHIPPLFTDNRVHNIGLDSTYEIPANQGYFHSSGDSSHLGHMRTANLRNIGLRSSFMHDGRFNDLKQVLEHYSNGVKQSPSLDPVMIKSNGSAKLHFTTEEIEALEAFLNTLTDSTFISNPELSEA, from the coding sequence ATGGAGCGCATTGCCCTAGGGCGCAAACTGTATTACGACTCTACTCTGAGTAATGATGGCCGCGCCTGTGCCAGCTGCCACATTCAAGCACAAGGCTTTACCAAATCCAGTCAAAACGTAATGCCTGTACTACACCATGCAAATCTTGCTTGGAAAAACCGATATATGTGGGACGGTAGCAAGAGTGGAAGCCTGGAGGAGCTTATGTACTTTGAGGTGACTGAGTTTTTTAATACCAATGTTTCCAAATTTAACAGTCACCCAGAATATCCCGAGCTTTTCGAGGAAGCCTATAATTCCTCAACCATTACAGCTGAAGACCTTGCCAAGGCTCTGGCCCAATTTGTACGCACCTTAATTTCTGCCAATAGTAAATACGACCAAGTAATGAGTGGCGAGGCTACTTTCACCGAATTAGAAGTCAAGGGGCATGCTATATTTACCGGCGAAAGAGGAAGCTGTTACCACTGCCATATTCCTCCGCTATTTACCGATAACAGAGTGCATAATATTGGACTGGACAGCACTTATGAAATCCCGGCAAATCAAGGCTATTTCCATAGCTCCGGCGATTCCAGTCATCTGGGACATATGCGCACGGCAAATCTTCGCAATATTGGTTTAAGGAGCAGCTTTATGCATGATGGTCGCTTCAATGACCTGAAGCAAGTATTGGAACATTATAGTAATGGTGTAAAACAGAGCCCCAGCTTAGATCCGGTAATGATTAAGTCAAATGGGTCTGCGAAACTTCATTTTACTACGGAAGAAATAGAAGCCCTGGAAGCTTTCCTCAATACTCTTACAGACTCCACATTTATATCCAATCCCGAACTTAGTGAAGCCTAA
- a CDS encoding MbnP family protein translates to MRQFLTFFLLCGFVFSCSKDETAPSEPQGRISIDFRHFAGTDSLLIGKEYYPNAAGNEYRVSYLKYFISGLSLYKNGRKIWQTKTPPISINAKYQDCLQAAFEQVPVGSYDSLSFAFGIVPEYNYHGGFEISNDDYDMYWPLNLGGGYHFMKFEGHWRDGDEFGTFAFHVGANENLIIHGFKLPLDVQEAQSTYIIMTMDTHEWFENPYLFDLSKENGYTMGNQGQMNNLVLNGQHVFKAKLQDF, encoded by the coding sequence ATGCGACAGTTTTTAACTTTCTTCCTACTCTGTGGTTTTGTGTTTTCCTGCAGTAAAGATGAAACAGCCCCTTCGGAACCTCAGGGCAGGATTTCAATTGACTTTCGACATTTTGCGGGCACAGACTCCCTTTTAATTGGTAAAGAGTATTACCCAAATGCAGCCGGAAATGAATACCGGGTCTCCTATTTAAAATACTTCATTAGCGGACTTAGTCTCTATAAAAACGGCCGAAAAATCTGGCAAACCAAGACTCCTCCCATTTCCATCAATGCCAAATACCAGGATTGCTTACAAGCCGCTTTTGAGCAGGTTCCTGTCGGTAGCTATGATTCTTTATCCTTCGCCTTTGGTATTGTTCCCGAATACAACTACCATGGAGGATTTGAAATCAGCAATGATGACTATGATATGTACTGGCCCCTCAATTTGGGTGGAGGATATCACTTTATGAAGTTTGAAGGTCATTGGCGAGATGGAGATGAATTCGGCACTTTCGCCTTTCATGTTGGGGCTAACGAAAATCTGATCATCCATGGTTTTAAGCTTCCGCTGGATGTGCAGGAAGCTCAGAGTACCTACATCATTATGACCATGGATACCCACGAATGGTTCGAAAATCCCTATTTATTTGACCTCAGCAAGGAAAACGGGTACACCATGGGTAACCAGGGGCAAATGAATAATTTGGTATTAAACGGCCAACATGTCTTTAAGGCTAAACTGCAGGACTTCTAA